The nucleotide window ACCTTTTACCTGCGTAATGTTGAACAACTTGTGAAACAAACAAATTACATTCCTCTTCAAAGCGCAACTTATCGCCTTGTTGATTCAAAGCTGTATCGACATATCCTTGGTTCTTCCTTTGGTGGTAATATTCCTGTCGGATTAACTATTGGCCAGATACTAAACAAGTTTTGACGTTCATAAGAAGCCACAGTTCCGTTGACAGATTCTGTGTTGACCTAGAGACGATGGTGCATTAAATTGTCAGCTCCTGTAGCTTTTCATTTAATATTAACGAATGGACTTTGGCTTCATTCGTTAATGTGTTGATGTTGCTACCGTCGAGTGGTTTTTGCATCGCTATAGACCATTGATCAATTAATTCTTCTTCTGATATTGCATTGCTGAGCTCAGTGCACAAAATGCTTGAAAGTTCTGCCGCTGCCTTCACTTTTGGATCGTAACTCAGTGCACTTGTTGGTACACCTCCGACTGCTGCCAAAATCAGAGCATGCAGTCGCATCGCAATAACCATTTTGGATTGACTGAAAAGTTTTTGAACTTGTCTTATTGACTCTGCAGTAACTGTTGACGATCGCTTCTCCAGATTTGAAGGAACAATATTTTCTTGAGAAAGATGATGGAATAAATCGGAATCTTGATGTGCATGGAAGGCTAGCCAAATAACATGACAATCATGCATTTCACTCAATCGTGAGAGAGCATTCACCAGCTTCAGCCAACCCTTGTGATTAAGAAGCGGAGTAGGTCTCCAACATACGACCAGCGACTTGCCTGATCTCCAGGTCGGTGCTGGGTGAGTCCAAACAGGATCTGGCCCCATCTTCATTGGAACTTTCAACTTCCATTCAATCGCTTGCTTCATTGCGCCTGGATCTCTCCACGTAACAGAGCTAAGCGTTTTCAACGTTGTTCGAACCAGCAACCGACTGATCCTTCGCTTCAACGGTCCTAAGCCTTGACCCCATAGAAAAACAGGCTTCTGAAGACTCTTCGCGCACCAGATAAGGATGATGTAATACATCAAACTTCGGGTACTTGTTGCGTCCTGAAGCAAGCTTCCACCACCCAGAACCAGAGCATCAACGTTCCTCAATGCAGTCAGCACAGATTTCAACGATCGCCTGTTGACAGTTTCACTGCCTGGTGCCAAGGCTTCCACTGCCTTTTGATCATTTGCCGTGATCACTGGGATCCATTGCCCCTGGATTTGACTCAAGAGAACGGCGAGTAGCGCATCGTCGCCAAGATTATGTTCTCCGTAGTATCCACAAATCAGGATCCTGCGTCGGCTGCCATTGCTTAAGTGCGCCACAGAATTCCTTTCGCTGCAATCCATTATCGAATGGCAGTGCCATTACGGTATAGAGATTCGATCACTTGTCATGCACGAACTGTCCCTTGGAACCTGGTGGATTCACTGGGCATCTGTTGTTGAGTGGCTTGCTGCCATCGTTCTGATCCAACGCCGTTTCCCTGGACCCAGGTTTGCCGGTGCAAGCCTGTTCGGCCTAGCCATGATTCCAGCACTGATCAGTGCGATGGCGGCATGCACCTGGCACCTCTACGACAATTCTGAATCATTGCGGTGGTTGGTCACGCTTCAGGCATTCACCACCCTGATCGGCAATTGTTGTCTCGCCTTGGCAGCAGCGAACAGTCATGCAGAATCGCGTCCCGCATCTCCAGTGTTGGAGGAGCAGTGATGGGCAACTTTGATCCGGCACCCATTTTTGCGCTTTCACTTTTTCCGTATCTCTTCTTCCTGAACAAACTTGGAAGCAACGGCTGGTTCAACCGGCTTGTGCGCGTTGGCTTTCAACTCACACTTCTATTCGTTGGCGTCACCATCGTTGCTGCGATTGTGGCTCAGGTTCGCTTTCAAGCCGAACTCGTTGCCATCGATCCCCTTCATGGCGGTGCTGAAGCCTTCCTCACTTTCAGCAACGCTCTGATCGTGGCTGGTCTTCTCAGAGTTGATCTGCCAAAGCGATGAATATCTCTTACGAGAGGTGGGCTTAGGCTGTGTAAACGCTGAAGATAAAGCGTCGCCTGTTTACAGAATGTTCCTGTCCCTCCTGGCCATCACCCCTGCATCCGTGACCTGGACACCCAAGGTTGCTCTGGTGATGATCATCTGCAATGTGATTGCGATCGCTATCGGCAAGGCCACGATCAAGTATCCCAACGAAGGCGCGAAAATGCCCAGTGCATCCTTCTTCGGTGGGATGAGCCATGGTGCCATGCTGGGCTGCACCAGCTTCGGCCATCTGCTCGGAATGGGTGCCATCCTCGGCCTTTCAACCCGCGGCGTTTTCTGATCAATTGATGAACTCAGGAGGGCACTGTCCCTCCTGAGTCTTTAGCTCTCAACGACGGTCACACTCGGGTTCTGGATGAAAGGAGTGACCGATGCTCCTTTTGGACGCTGAACAAACGTCAAGATCGTTTCTGCCATCTGTGCGGGTGTCAGACCCAGCTTTTCGAAACTCTGCTGAGGGGTTGCATGATCAACAAGAACATCCGGGATTCCCAACCGCAGGATTGAGGGCTTGATGTCTGCGTCACTGAGTGACTCCGTGACAGCAGATCCGAATCCCCCTGACAACGTCCCCTCTTCAATGGTGACAACCTTGCCGATTCGTTGTGCCAGTGGATGCAGCAGCTCATCATCCAGAGGCCTGAGGAACCGCGCATTCACAACCGTGCTCTCCACCCCTTGAACAGCCAGCAGTTCGGCGGTCGCCATCGCTTTTGAGTTCATGGCTCCGTACGCCACGATCAGAAGATCGTTACCTTCGCGAAGCAGTTCGCCTCGACCAATCGGCAGTGGTTCCCAGCCCTCTTCCATCAGCGGTACTCCTTCACCCGGTCCACGAGGGATCCGAATGGCACAGGGCCCTGGATGCTGGAGGCTGCTCACCAGCATTCGTTGCAATTCGGCTTCATCTTTGGGAGCCATCACTGTGAAGTTAGGAATGGCCCGCAGGTAACTGATGTCGTACTGACCCTGATGCGTCGGGCCATCGGCACCAACAATGCCGGCGCGATCGAGCACAAACGTGACAGGAAGATTCTGAATCCCCACATCGTGGATCATTTGATCGAAGGCTCTCTGCAGAAACGTGCTGTAAATCGCGACGACCGGTCGAAGTCCATCACAAGCCATACCTGCAGCAAGCGTCACAGCATGCTGTTCTGCGATACCAACATCAACATATTGATCTGGCACAGCTTTTTGCAGCAAATCCAGTCCAGTTCCAGTTGCCATCGCTGCAGTAATGCCAACCACCTTGGAATTCTGTTCGCAGATTTTCACAAGTGTCTGCCCAAACACCTTGCTATAGCTAGGAGGTTTTGGGGTTTTGCTTGGACGTGCCTTACCGGTTCCAAGGTCAAATGCCGACTGAGCGTGATAGCCGACCTGATCAGCTTCCGCATAGGGATAACCCTTGCCTTTTGTGGTGATCACATGCACGAGAACAGGGCCGCCGATGCGATGCGCTGCCTGGAACGTGCGGATCATTTCCGCCATGTCATGGCCATCAATGGGTCCCATGTAGGTGAAACCCAGCTCTTCAAAAACAGCGCCGACCTTTGGCACCGCCAGTCGCCGCATGCTTTCTTTCAACCGATTCAGCTCCGGAGGTAAATCGCCGCCCATGAATGGAAGATGGCGCATGCTTTCTTCCACACTCCCGGATAGGAACTGCATCGGCGGGCTCAGTCGCATCCGATTCAGGTGGCTTGACAATGCTCCGACCGGAGGAGAGATCGACATGTCGTTGTCATTGAGCACCACAAGGAAGGGGCTGTGAGGCATATGCCCGGCATGGTTGATGGCTTCGAGGGCCATTCCGCCGGTCAAAGCGCCATCCCCGATCACTGCGACACACTTGTGGTCTAAACCCTGCCTGTCGCGGGCCATCGCCATCCCGAGAGCTGCAGAAATCGATGTGCTGGCGTGCCCAGCTCCGAAATGGTCGAACTCACTTTCACAGCGCTTGAGGTATCCAGCCACCCCCCCCTGCTGACGGAGAGAGTCGAACTCGGCGTAGCGCCCTGTGATCAACTTGTGCGGGTAAGCCTGATGGCCTACATCCCACACCACCCGATCCTTGTCCAGATCAAGAGTTTGATAAAGAGCAAGCGTCAGTTCAACAACGCCCAAGCCGGGGCCAAGATGCCCTCCGCTATTGGACACAACCTCGAGATGGCGTTGTCTGATTTGTTCGGCAACGTCTTGGAGCTCTGCAACAGAGAGTCCATGCAGCTCATTGGGATGGGCTAAGTCGCTCAGGTGCATGGGCCCGATTCTGATTCAGGCAATCTACGGGCCCTCCTTACCAGCCGCGACAACCGCTCAGTTGTCACACTGGGAAGATGGACGACTATCTCCAAAGGATTCTTCGTGCGCGGGTCTACGACGTTGCCCGTGAAACCCCCCTCGACGCTGCCAGCAATCTCAGTCGCCGGCTCTCCAACACCATCCGTCTTAAGCGGGAGGATCTTCAGCCGGTTTTTTCGTTCAAACTTCGCGGGGCTTACAACCGGATGGCCCAGCTGTCCGAAGAGGAGCTGAGTCGTGGGGTCATCGCCTCCAGTGCTGGAAACCACGCTCAGGGTGTCGCTCTCAGTGCTTCCCATCTCCACTGTCGGGCGGTGATTGTGATGCCGGTCACCACTCCAAGTGTGAAGGTCGAGGCCGTGAAGCAGCTGGGGGGCGAAGTGGTTCTCCATGGCGAGACCTATGACGAGGCCTATGCCGAGGCATGCCGGCGCAGCGAAAATGAGCATCTCTGCTTCATCCATCCTTTCGATGACCCTGATGTCATCGCCGGCCAAGGAACAGTTGGGATGGAAATCCTTCGCCAAAGCCCCCGCCCTCCCGATGCCATCTACATCGCCATCGGTGGGGGAGGTTTGATCAGTGGAATAGCGGCCTATGTCAAGGCCCTCTGGCCCGATGTTCAGATCATTGGTGTTGAACCACATGACGCTGCTGCAATGACCCTTTCACTGGAGGCCGGTGAACGCATTCGACTTCCACAGGTCGGATTGTTCGCAGATGGTGTGGCCGTACGCGAGGTCGGTGAACACACCTTCCGCCTGGTCCAGCGTTATGTGGATGCGATCGTTACGGTCAGTACCGACGAGATCTGTGCTGCGATCAAGGATGTCTTTGAAGACACCCGATCCATTCTCGAGCCGGCGGGGGCTCTTGCGGTTGCAGGCTTAAAAGCGGATGTCGCCCGTCGCGGACTGAAAGATCAAGAGCTGGTGGCCGTCGCCTGCGGCGCCAACATGAATTTCGATCGGCTGCGCTTTGTGGCGGAGCGAGCTGAATTGGGTGAGGAGCGTGAGGCCATGCTGGCCGTGGAGATCCCGGAACAGCCGGGAAGCCTGAAGAATCTTTGTGAGCTTCTCCAGAAGCGAAGCTTGACGGAGTTCAGCTACCGCATGGGTGCTGGAGAACGTGCGCATATTTTCATGGGTGTGCAGGTTGCCGATCTGCAGGATCGTTCGGATCTTCTGAACTCCCTACGCAGTCACGGATACGACTGTCTTGATCTCAGTGACGATGAACTTGCGAAGGTTCACCTCCGACACATGGTGGGTGGGCGTCTGCCAGTCCGGACTGATGCGACGTCTTCACAACCCAAGGAGCTCCTCTATCGCTTCGAGTTCCCAGAGCGACCCGGAGCGCTCATGCGCTTTGTGAGTGCCTTGCGTGCGGACTGGTCCATCAGCATTTTCCACTACCGGAACCATGGAGCAGATGTCGGTCGCATTGTGGTGGGCGTACTGGTGAAGCCCGATGAACTTCAAGACTGGCAAGCAGTGTTGAGAGAGCTCGGCTACGCCAGCTGGGAAGAAACATCCAATCCCGCCTACCGCATCTTTCTGGGTGCCTGATGGCCTTTAGGCATGCGCACGTTACTTTGAATCATCAGGTTGAAAGGTGGTGATTTGAGTGACGCCAAGTTGCCTCTGGTCTCGGGTTTTGAGCATCCGACCGAACAGGCTCTCTCTTTACCGGCTCGTTTGGAGGCCATCCTTTATTTAAAGGGGCGTCCACTCACTCTCCAAGAAGTGGCAGACCTCTCCGGTGTATCTGTTTCTGAAGCGGAGCAGGGGTTGCTCGTTTTGATTGCTGGTTACGCGCAAAGGGATACAGCGTTGGAGATCAACCACGCCAACGGCCGCTACGGCCTTCAACTCAGACCAGGTTTGGGCGATCTGGTAAGAGACCTTCTTCCCGTTGACCTTTCAACAGCTGCTCTGAGAACACTGGCCACGATCGCCTTGAAAAAGCGCATCCTGCAGTCGGACCTGGTGGATCTGCGCGGATCCGGTGCCTATGACCACATCAAGGAACTGGTTAGTCAGAATTTCATCGAGCGCAAGCGCCAGAGTGATGGTCGGTCGTTTTGGATCACGCTGACTGAGAAGTTTCATCGAACCTTTTCCGTGCTTCCTGAAATCGGCGGCACTGAACCGCCTCAAGCTGCATAGAGTTCGTTGAGTCCTTCCACTCCCATGGCTATCGAGTTGGTGTCCACCACGCTCCAAGTGTTGGCGCAGACCCTGCAGATTTACTCGCTGGTGCTGATTGTGCGCGTGCTCCTCAGCTGGTTTCCCAATATCGATTGGAGCAATCCTGTTCTGAGCACCGTGAGCTCGATCACCGATCCTTATCTCAATGCCTTTCGCGGCTTGATCCCTCCACTGGGCGGACTCGACCTATCGGCCATTCTTGCCTTCTTCGCGCTCAGCCTGATGCAGCAACTTCTCGTTTCCGCCAGCTATTCGTTTGCTGGCGGGTTTGGCAGCATCGGCTGAGTCTTTCAGCGATGGTCTCCATCGCCGTGCAAGGTTCCCCGTCGAGAACGGCTGTTTAGTTTCTCGATGTTCTTTTCCGCCACGTCTTCGAGGGTCATCCCCAGTTCCGTACAGAGCTGCGCGATGTACCAGAGCACATCTCCCAGCTCTAGAGCGAGGTCTTGCTTGAAGTTCTGGTCGACAAGGCCGTCACGGTCCCGGATCAGTTTCTTGACTTTGTCAGCCACCTCTCCGGCCTCCCCTGCGAGCCCCAGCGTTGGATAAATCAGATTGTTTCCAAGATCGGGATATCGGGCAGTAGCCCTTGATTCCCGCTGATAGTCACTGAGATGCACGTTGATGGAGCGTCAATGGGCTTGACGGTAGATTCCGCTGGTTTGTGGCGCCAAGAATGGCCGTGATCGATCTGAACCGTAGAACCAAGATCGTTGCCACGATCGGCCCAGCAACCGAAAGCGCCGAGCGGATCCGTGAGCTGATTCAGGCTGGTGCCACAACCTTCCGTTTGAATTTTTCCCACGGAGATCACAGCGAACATGCCACCCGGATGGCCACGATCCGTCAGGTGGCCCATGAGCTTGGTGTTCATATCGGCATCCTCCAGGATCTTCAGGGTCCGAAAATCAGGCTCGGGCGTTTCGAGGAAGGACCGATCACCCTTGGAAAGGGTGATCATTTCTCACTCACTTCCAAGAAGGTGCGCTGCAACCAAACGGTTGCCACCGTGACTTACGACAAGCTTGCTGATGAGGTCACCGCAGGCAGCCGCATCCTTCTTGATGACGGACGCGTCGAGATGCGTGTGGACAGGGTGGATCTCGCTGATCAGACCCTCCATTGCGTCGTCACCGTTGGTGGCGTGCTCTCGAATAACAAAGGAGTGAATTTTCCAGACGTGCAGCTCTCAGTGCGTGCACTGACCCCCAAAGATCGTCAGGATCTCGCATTCGGTCTTCAGCAGGGTGTCGACTGGGTAGCCCTGAGTTTCGTGCGCAATCCTTCGGATATGCAGGAGATTCGAGAACTGATTCGTAAACATGGCTTCACCACTCCGGTGGTGGCAAAGATCGAGAAATTCGAAGCGATCGACCAGATAGATGCGATCTTGCCGCTGTGCGATGGGGTCATGGTGGCTCGCGGAGATCTCGGGGTTGAGATGCCTGCTGAAGAAGTTCCTCTGCTCCAGAAGGATCTGATTCACAAGGCGAACAGCCTGGGAATCCCAATCATCACGGCAACCCAGATGCTCGACTCGATGGCATCAAGCCCAAGACCCACCCGAGCCGAGGTGAGTGATGTGGCCAACGCGATCCTGGATGGAACCGACGCGGTGATGCTCTCGAATGAAACCGCCGTCGGGGACTTTCCCGTTGAAGCCGTTGAAACGATGGCGACGATTGCACGTCGGATCGAACGGGACTACCCGCAGCGACCCATTGATACTCACTTGCCCAGCACGATCCCCAACGCAATCAGCGGAGCCGTGAGCAGCATTGCGCGACAACTGAATGCCGCAGCGATTCTCCCTCTCACCAAAAGTGGCGCCACAGCTCACAACGTGAGCAAATTTCGGCCATCCACTCCGATTCTCGCCATCACATCGGAAGTGGCCGTCGCCCGCAAACTGCAACTGGTCTGGGGTGTCACCCCCTTGCTGATCGAAACGCAGAAGAGCACGACAGCAACATTCACCTTGGCGATGGGTGTCGCCCAGGAGATGGGGGTGCTCAAAGACGGTGATCTCTGCGTTCAGACGGCCGGAACCCTCGCTGGTGTGAGCGGTTCCACGGATCTGATCAAGGTCGGGATCGTGAGTGCCGTGCTCGGACGAGGAACCGGGATTGGAAATGGTTCGATCAGTGGCAAGGTCCGCATTGCACGCACCGCCAGCGACTGCGCACGGCTAGAGCCTGGAGAAATCCTTGTCGCCAGTGACACCAATGCTGATTACCTCGATGCGTTCCGTGAGGCCGCTGCGATCATCACTGAATGTGGAGGTGAAGAGTCGCATGCTGCAGTGATTGCCCGTCGGCTCGGCCTCTCCGTGATCACTGGCGTCGCCAATGCAACCAGGGATCTGCGTGAAGGTGAGGTAGTGACTCTCCATATCAAGGAAGGTGCTGTGCATCGCGGCACTGGCAGCAACATGCTGATGAAACTCGACACCATGCTTTAAGCACGAACAGAAGAATGGCGAGCAACCTGCCAATCGCCGAAACAGTCGGGATGGCTCTCACCACGCTGAGAGCCAATCGCCTTCGGAGCCTGCTGACCATGCTTGGCATCGTGATCGGTAATGCATCCGTGATCACCCTCGTTGGAGTGGGACGAGGCGCACAAAATCTGGCTGAAAGTCAGCTCAGCACCCTTGGTGCCAATGTGCTTTTTGTCGTTCCCGGCAACAACGACACCCGCAGGCAAGGTGTGGCGTTTCCGAAAACGCTTGTTCTGGAAGATGCTGAAGCAATTGCGGAGCAGGTCCCAAGCGTGAAGCGGGTAGCACCGCAGATCAATGCCAACGAAGTGGTCCAAGCTGGAGCGAGAAGCAACACCGCCGCAATCTTCGGAGTCACGCCAGAATTTCTTCCTGTGAGAAGTTTTGAAGTATCCAGAGGACGTTTCATCACGGATCAGGACGTCCAAGCTGCACGCAGCGTCGTGGTCATTGGCCCTGATCTGCGCAACAAACTGTTCCCCAATGGCGGTTCCATTGGGCAAACCCTGCGGATCCGTGATCAGAGTTTCACGGTGATCGGCGTGATGGCACCGAAGGGTGCTGTCTTCGGCTCCAATCAGGATGAAAACGCTTACATCCCCCTCTCCACCATGGTGAGCCGGCTGACCGGTCGTGATCCCACCTATGGCGTCAGTTTGAGTTTCATCAGTGCTGAAGCTATTTCAGAGCAGAGCACTGGCGCTGCAAAGTTCCAAATCTCCAACCTTCTTCGGCAGAGGCACAAGATTCTTCGCAGCGATGACTTTGCGGTGCGATCCCAGAAGGACGCCCTGACGATTGTTGGAACCATCACCGGAGGCCTCACCCTCATGCTGGGAGCGATCGGTGGTGTCTCGCTTCTAGTGGGTGGAATCGGAATCATGAACATCATGCTGGTGTCGGTCAGTGAACGCACTGAGGAGATCGGTCTGAGAAAAGCGCTCGGAGCCAGAAGTTCCGATGTTCTGCGTCAGTTCCTTGTCGAATCTCTCGTTCTGGCAAGCCTCGGCGGTGTGATCGGCACGGCAGCCGGTTATGGAGCCATTGCATTGGTCGCTGCATTCACTCCCCTGCCGGCCGCCATCGGCGCATCCACAGTTTTTGTCACCGTTGGGTTATCGGGATCCATCGGTCTATTTTTCGGAGTTGTACCGGCCAGACGAGCAGCTCGACTTGACCCGATCACGGCGTTGCGGAGTCTTTAGTGGGATCTGCGTCTGCAGTTCAACACCTGCAGCTCTTACGATCTTCGAATTGGTACGAGAACCATGAACCAACGCTGGCGCCAGATCCTTCTTTGGGGTCTTCCAATCACGATTGCACTGGTGCTGGCTTGGCAGGTACTCGGGAGCGGTGGTCTCAATAGCCTGAAGCCCGGAGGTCCAACCGTTGCACCGCGGAATACCGCAGTTGCTCGCATGAGCTACGGACGCTTCCTTGATTACGTCGCAGCGGGTCGTGTCACGTCTGTTGATATCTACGACGGCGGTCGTGATGCTGTCGTAGAAGCTGTCGACCCAGATCTCGATAACCGAGTTCAACGCCTGAGAGTTGATCTTCCTGGGCTTGCTCCTGAACTCATCAACACACTCAAAGCCGAAGGCATCAGCTTTGACATTCACCCACCCAAAACAGCTCCACCGGCCCTAGGCCTTCTCGGGAATCTTCTGTTTCCTCTGCTCCTGATCGGATCGTTGATCTTCCTGGCTCGACGTTCCAACAACATGCCTGGCGGCCCTGGTCAAGCCATGCAGTTCGGAAAAACCAAAGCCCGCTTCGCAATGGAAGCAGAAACCGGCGTGATGTTTGACGATGTCGCCGGTGTGAATGAGGCGAAGCAGGATCTTGAGGAGGTTGTGACCTTCCTGAAGCAGCCTGAGAAGTTCACGTCTGTTGGTGCTCAAATTCCAAAGGGTGTGCTGCTGGTTGGCCCTCCAGGAACCGGCAAGACCCTGCTCGCCAAAGCCATTGCTGGAGAGGCTGGGGTTCCGTTTTTCTCTCTTTCCGGCTCGGAGTTCGTCGAGATGTTCGTGGGCGTTGGTGCCAGCCGCGTCCGCGATCTATTCAAGCGAGCCAAAGAGAACAGCCCGTGCCTGATCTTTATTGATGAAATCGATGCCGTGGGTCGGCAGAGAGGAGCGGGTATTGGTGGAGGGAATGATGAACGTGAACAGACCCTCAACCAGCTGCTCACAGAAATGGATGGTTTCGAGGGCAACAGTGGAATCATCATCATTGCCGCGACCAATCGTCCCGACGTTCTTGACTCAGCGTTGATGCGTCCCGGTCGTTTCGATCGTCAAGTGACTGTTGACGCCCCTGATATCAAAGGTCGACTGTCCATCCTGGAAGTTCATTCCAGAAACAAGAAACTCGATCCTGACCTTTCACTCGACAGCATTGCCAGACGGACACCAGGATTCACAGGTGCAGATCTTGCCAACCTTCTCAACGAAGCAGCGATCCTGACCGCCCGCCGTCGTAAGGAAACCATCAGCCTTTCCGAGATCGACGACGCCGTTGACAGAATCATTGCCGGAATGGAAGGTCAACCTCTGACCGATGGTCGAAGCAAAAGATTGATTGCTTACCACGAAGTTGGTCATGCGCTGGTGGGCACCCTGGTGAAGGATCACGACCCTGTTCAAAAAGTCACCTTGATTCCAAGGGGACAAGCCCAGGGTCTGACCTGGTTCTCTCCGGATGAGGAGCAGATGCTGGTGTCTCGCTCTCAGCTCAAAGCTCGGATCATGGGTGCACTTGGTGGCCGAGCAGCCGAAGATGTTGTTTTCGGTCGTGCAGAAGTCACCACTGGAGCGGGTGGTGACATTCAGCAGGTCGCGTCGATGGCGCGCCAGATGGTGACTCGATTTGGCATGAGCAACCTTGGTCCCATGTCTCTTGAAGGTGGGAGTCAGGAAGTTTTCCTTGGCCGCGATCTGATGACGCGGAGTGATGTTTCGGAAGCTATTTCAAAACAAGTTGATGATCAGGTGCGCAGCATTGTGATGCAGTGCTATCAAGAAACACTTGAGCTGGTGGGAGCTCAAAGGGAGGTGATGGATGATCTGGTCGAATTGCTTATTGAGAAAGAAACGCTGGATGGAGATGAGTTTCGTGAACTTGTTGCCAAAGTGACTGAGATTCCCGAAAAAGATCGTTTCTCTCCCGTTCTTAGCTAAAAGTTAACCTCCGGATTCCATGATGGTTTTTTAAGTTGATCTATGGAATCCGGAGGTGGAACACATTCTCCACTTGAGAGCTTTAGTAGTTATCGAGGAAATGATTGGTCACCAGAGCGCTTAGTTTTCCATCAGAATTTGGAGCAATTTGCTGAGCGTGTTGGTTTAATCGTTGGCTTGCAGGCCAATGGAAAAATTGAACAAAGCGAAGCCTACGCTGAAATCAAAGTTCTATGGAATGAGTTGCGCTCTAGCAAAAAAGACTTATCTATTTAGAACAACATAATAAACCCATTCAGACAGCTTTTAATTGCCTGAATGGGTTTGTAGATTAAACAGAGTGAACGGGTCTTTTGTCAATCACACTATCGATTAATCCATAGTCAGCTGCTTCGTGTGGAGACATAAAGAAATCACGGTCTGTGTCTTCCTGGATTTTCTCCAAAGGCTGGGATGTGCGCTCAGCCAGCTCTTGGTTAAGACGATTTTTCAAAAATAGAATTTCATCGGCTTGGATTCTGATATCACTTGCTTGGCCGCGAGCACCACCCAGAGGTTGGTGAATCATGATCCGAGAATGACGAAGGCTACTCCTTTTCCCCTTAGCACCTGCACAAAGCAGAAAAGCTCCCATGCTCGCCGCGAGACCGACACAGACTGTCTGAACATCAGGCTTAATGTGCTGCATCGTGTCAAAAATTCCCAGTCCGTCGTAAACGGATCCACCTGGTGAATTGATATACAAGAAAATATCTTTCTCCGGATCCTCAGCTTCTAAAAACAACAGTTGAGCAACAATGCGGTTGGCGGATTCACTTGTGACAGCTTCTCCAAGGAAGATGATGCGCTCCCGCAACAAACGGGAATAGATGTCGAAGGCTCTTTCCCCGCGCCCGGATTCCTCGATCACGATGGGGATCATGCTGCTCTTGCACACTGACTCAATCCTAACGGCGGCATCGGCAGCGCTATGGTCATGCCTTGAATCAACTGCAGAAAACCTTGACAGGGCTTCGGACGATCGCAGACAGCAAAAGAGCGTTTCACGCAGCCTTTCCCTACGTGATTCCATCGCTCTACCGACGCACTGCCGATGAGTTGCTTGTGGAACTGCATCTGCTCAGC belongs to Synechococcus sp. WH 7805 and includes:
- the clpP gene encoding ATP-dependent Clp endopeptidase proteolytic subunit ClpP, whose amino-acid sequence is MIPIVIEESGRGERAFDIYSRLLRERIIFLGEAVTSESANRIVAQLLFLEAEDPEKDIFLYINSPGGSVYDGLGIFDTMQHIKPDVQTVCVGLAASMGAFLLCAGAKGKRSSLRHSRIMIHQPLGGARGQASDIRIQADEILFLKNRLNQELAERTSQPLEKIQEDTDRDFFMSPHEAADYGLIDSVIDKRPVHSV
- a CDS encoding ABC transporter permease; translation: MASNLPIAETVGMALTTLRANRLRSLLTMLGIVIGNASVITLVGVGRGAQNLAESQLSTLGANVLFVVPGNNDTRRQGVAFPKTLVLEDAEAIAEQVPSVKRVAPQINANEVVQAGARSNTAAIFGVTPEFLPVRSFEVSRGRFITDQDVQAARSVVVIGPDLRNKLFPNGGSIGQTLRIRDQSFTVIGVMAPKGAVFGSNQDENAYIPLSTMVSRLTGRDPTYGVSLSFISAEAISEQSTGAAKFQISNLLRQRHKILRSDDFAVRSQKDALTIVGTITGGLTLMLGAIGGVSLLVGGIGIMNIMLVSVSERTEEIGLRKALGARSSDVLRQFLVESLVLASLGGVIGTAAGYGAIALVAAFTPLPAAIGASTVFVTVGLSGSIGLFFGVVPARRAARLDPITALRSL
- the pyk gene encoding pyruvate kinase encodes the protein MAVIDLNRRTKIVATIGPATESAERIRELIQAGATTFRLNFSHGDHSEHATRMATIRQVAHELGVHIGILQDLQGPKIRLGRFEEGPITLGKGDHFSLTSKKVRCNQTVATVTYDKLADEVTAGSRILLDDGRVEMRVDRVDLADQTLHCVVTVGGVLSNNKGVNFPDVQLSVRALTPKDRQDLAFGLQQGVDWVALSFVRNPSDMQEIRELIRKHGFTTPVVAKIEKFEAIDQIDAILPLCDGVMVARGDLGVEMPAEEVPLLQKDLIHKANSLGIPIITATQMLDSMASSPRPTRAEVSDVANAILDGTDAVMLSNETAVGDFPVEAVETMATIARRIERDYPQRPIDTHLPSTIPNAISGAVSSIARQLNAAAILPLTKSGATAHNVSKFRPSTPILAITSEVAVARKLQLVWGVTPLLIETQKSTTATFTLAMGVAQEMGVLKDGDLCVQTAGTLAGVSGSTDLIKVGIVSAVLGRGTGIGNGSISGKVRIARTASDCARLEPGEILVASDTNADYLDAFREAAAIITECGGEESHAAVIARRLGLSVITGVANATRDLREGEVVTLHIKEGAVHRGTGSNMLMKLDTML
- the ftsH gene encoding ATP-dependent zinc metalloprotease FtsH, giving the protein MNQRWRQILLWGLPITIALVLAWQVLGSGGLNSLKPGGPTVAPRNTAVARMSYGRFLDYVAAGRVTSVDIYDGGRDAVVEAVDPDLDNRVQRLRVDLPGLAPELINTLKAEGISFDIHPPKTAPPALGLLGNLLFPLLLIGSLIFLARRSNNMPGGPGQAMQFGKTKARFAMEAETGVMFDDVAGVNEAKQDLEEVVTFLKQPEKFTSVGAQIPKGVLLVGPPGTGKTLLAKAIAGEAGVPFFSLSGSEFVEMFVGVGASRVRDLFKRAKENSPCLIFIDEIDAVGRQRGAGIGGGNDEREQTLNQLLTEMDGFEGNSGIIIIAATNRPDVLDSALMRPGRFDRQVTVDAPDIKGRLSILEVHSRNKKLDPDLSLDSIARRTPGFTGADLANLLNEAAILTARRRKETISLSEIDDAVDRIIAGMEGQPLTDGRSKRLIAYHEVGHALVGTLVKDHDPVQKVTLIPRGQAQGLTWFSPDEEQMLVSRSQLKARIMGALGGRAAEDVVFGRAEVTTGAGGDIQQVASMARQMVTRFGMSNLGPMSLEGGSQEVFLGRDLMTRSDVSEAISKQVDDQVRSIVMQCYQETLELVGAQREVMDDLVELLIEKETLDGDEFRELVAKVTEIPEKDRFSPVLS